A window from Opitutia bacterium ISCC 52 encodes these proteins:
- a CDS encoding SUF system NifU family Fe-S cluster assembly protein: MSDLTQLYQDIILGHNKRPRNYGTLEDFSGKAEKNNPLCGDEVTVYWKAVDNQISDLRFTAQGCAISRASASIMTELLSGKSKKESVAIFDAFRALLEEESGASTEVVELGDLKALSGVRQYPSRIKCAFLPWQALLEEWA; encoded by the coding sequence ATGTCTGACCTGACTCAGTTGTATCAAGACATCATACTCGGTCACAATAAGCGTCCGAGAAACTACGGCACATTAGAAGATTTCTCGGGGAAGGCCGAAAAGAATAATCCCCTATGTGGCGATGAAGTAACGGTGTATTGGAAAGCAGTAGATAATCAAATTTCAGACCTCCGCTTTACCGCACAAGGTTGTGCTATTTCCCGGGCTTCAGCCTCCATCATGACGGAGCTGCTCTCTGGAAAATCAAAGAAGGAATCGGTAGCTATATTTGATGCATTCCGAGCTTTGTTAGAAGAGGAAAGCGGAGCGTCCACAGAAGTGGTAGAATTAGGTGACTTGAAGGCTCTGTCGGGAGTTCGGCAGTATCCGAGTCGCATCAAATGCGCATTTCTACCCTGGCAGGCACTGCTGGAAGAATGGGCGTGA
- a CDS encoding cysteine desulfurase, giving the protein MSFDVTKIREEFPILSTHVGKKPLVYLDNAATTQKPQEVIDVLDSYYTETNANIHRGVHHLAEKATEAYEQARREVAQFIHAATEDEVIFVRGTTEGINLIANSFGNQFIQAGDEIIISTMEHHANIVPWQLFCEARGAVLKVIAVSDAGELEMDSYESLLSERTKLVSVVHASNSLGTINPVKSIIEKAHAVGAKVLLDGAQAVGHFSVDVQDLDCDFYVFSGHKLFSATGIGVVYGKYDLLDSMPPYQGGGDMISRVSFEGTTYKAPPGRFEAGTPHISGAIALAASIRYLEKQDRSALLDYEHELLEYATESLSEIEGLKIIGAAENKVSLVSFTMEGTHPHDVATVLDADGIAIRAGHHCTQPLLQRFGVPATARASFAFYNTREEIDKLVQALTKIQVLFA; this is encoded by the coding sequence ATGTCATTTGATGTCACCAAAATTCGGGAAGAATTCCCCATATTATCCACCCACGTAGGGAAGAAACCCCTGGTGTATCTGGACAACGCCGCTACGACCCAAAAGCCGCAAGAGGTCATTGATGTTCTGGATAGCTATTACACTGAAACCAACGCGAACATTCATCGTGGGGTTCACCATTTGGCCGAAAAGGCAACCGAGGCCTACGAGCAGGCCAGGCGGGAGGTAGCTCAGTTCATTCATGCGGCCACAGAAGATGAGGTTATATTTGTCCGTGGAACGACAGAAGGTATCAATTTAATCGCCAACAGTTTTGGCAATCAGTTCATCCAGGCAGGAGATGAGATAATTATTTCCACAATGGAGCACCACGCGAACATTGTACCGTGGCAATTGTTCTGTGAAGCTCGGGGAGCTGTACTAAAAGTGATCGCTGTCTCCGATGCCGGAGAATTAGAGATGGACTCCTACGAATCACTACTTTCAGAACGCACCAAACTGGTCTCAGTTGTGCATGCCTCCAATTCACTAGGTACGATTAATCCTGTTAAGAGCATTATCGAGAAAGCACATGCTGTGGGAGCGAAAGTGCTGCTGGATGGAGCCCAAGCTGTCGGACACTTCTCCGTAGACGTTCAGGATCTTGATTGCGACTTCTACGTTTTCTCCGGGCACAAATTGTTTAGTGCTACCGGTATTGGGGTGGTTTATGGAAAGTATGACCTACTCGATTCAATGCCTCCCTACCAGGGTGGAGGAGATATGATCAGCCGTGTGAGTTTTGAAGGTACCACTTACAAAGCACCTCCTGGCAGATTTGAAGCCGGTACGCCGCACATCAGTGGGGCCATTGCCTTGGCCGCTTCCATCCGCTACCTGGAAAAACAGGATCGGTCTGCTCTACTGGACTACGAGCATGAGTTACTCGAGTATGCAACGGAGTCATTGTCCGAGATTGAAGGGCTTAAAATTATTGGAGCAGCTGAAAACAAAGTGAGTTTAGTTTCCTTCACCATGGAGGGCACTCATCCTCACGATGTTGCAACGGTTCTGGATGCCGATGGCATTGCTATTCGGGCGGGTCACCATTGTACCCAGCCTCTTCTGCAGCGTTTCGGTGTCCCCGCGACGGCTCGCGCCTCCTTTGCCTTCTATAATACCCGTGAAGAGATTGATAAGCTGGTCCAGGCTTTGACCAAGATACAGGTCTTGTTTGCCTGA
- the panB gene encoding 3-methyl-2-oxobutanoate hydroxymethyltransferase, translating into MKSVLEFQKKQASGDPISMVTCYDTWSARIINDSEIDCILVGDSASMVMHGHPSTVHADVDMMTAHVRAVAKGAPDKFIIGDIPFLAHRKGIQPLMETVDRLMKAGAHSVKLEGAQGHLDELSHIVQSGVPVMGHLGLTPQSVHQLGGFKVQGKGEETARAIMEDAVALEKAGCFSMVLECIPAPLAKKITDALTTPTIGIGSGPDTSGQVLVLHDLLGMDPSFQPKFVRRYLDGYGLIKNAIDQFDEDVKSKSFPVKKESFV; encoded by the coding sequence ATGAAGAGCGTGCTCGAATTTCAAAAAAAGCAAGCGTCAGGAGATCCTATCTCCATGGTTACTTGCTACGATACGTGGTCTGCCCGCATTATTAACGATTCTGAGATCGATTGTATCTTGGTGGGTGATAGTGCCTCCATGGTGATGCATGGTCACCCCAGCACCGTGCATGCGGATGTTGATATGATGACTGCCCATGTGAGGGCGGTGGCAAAAGGAGCCCCTGATAAGTTCATTATTGGTGACATTCCTTTCCTCGCGCACCGCAAAGGTATTCAGCCATTGATGGAAACGGTGGATAGGCTTATGAAAGCTGGGGCTCATTCTGTGAAGCTTGAGGGGGCACAGGGGCATCTCGATGAGCTGTCTCATATCGTTCAATCAGGGGTGCCCGTCATGGGGCATTTGGGACTTACCCCTCAGTCGGTACATCAGCTCGGTGGATTCAAGGTCCAAGGCAAAGGTGAGGAAACGGCACGTGCGATCATGGAGGATGCTGTGGCATTAGAAAAGGCCGGTTGTTTCTCGATGGTTCTGGAATGTATTCCAGCTCCCTTGGCTAAAAAAATTACAGATGCCTTAACTACTCCGACTATTGGGATCGGTTCTGGTCCGGATACCTCGGGGCAGGTGTTAGTTCTGCATGATCTGTTAGGAATGGACCCTAGTTTCCAACCGAAGTTTGTAAGGCGTTATCTCGATGGCTATGGACTCATCAAGAATGCCATCGATCAATTTGATGAGGATGTGAAGTCCAAGTCTTTCCCAGTAAAGAAGGAGAGCTTTGTATGA